The DNA segment AATGACTGAGTGACTCACACTAGTACATATGGATAGTAACTGGGTGATTTTCAACTGAGATGACCCCACTGCGACTTGAAGGCCCGTGGGGGATGTCCTGATAGCTCTCGGATTTTCTGCTGACGAAGTAAAACCCGATACAGAGAGTAGTTTCAAGGGCAGACAGGAGGAACTGCCTCCCCGGCCACCAACACCAAAGCCTTTGCCACCCATCTACACACTCAACAACCAATTGCAAGGCATTTTCCTTCcgttttttcctttctctctcccttcgcCTCTCCCTGtgcctcttcccttctctgcccctCCTTCTCCAGAATCCTCCTGGGCACCGACCGAGCCGCGACTCCACTCCTTCCTCTACTTATCTTTCTGCAGCTTTGGATGTGTGCGCCTCCACTTACTGATGCAAGTTCCAGACCTAAGGTCTAAATCCCTCACAGGTTCAAAGGTCCAAGTCCCAAAGTTTGGGCCTTCTGTCCTTTcgttcattcttttaaaaaaaaacaaacaaacaaacaaaaaaaaaaccaaccaaacaaaaaaacctctaaactgGTGAAGaccagggcagtggttctcaaccttcctaatgctgtgaccttttaatacagttcctcatgttgtggtgaccccaactataaaattattttcatggctacttcataactgaagtTTTGCTACTATGGTATTTTGTAATTGTATTGTAATTtgtaattgtaatgtaaatatctgatctacaggatatctgatatgggacccctatgaaagggtcgttcaacctccaaagaggtcatgacccataggttgagaactgctgctctaggaGAAAACAAACTAATATGGACACGTGACTACAATTCAAGAGATCatggcagccgggtggtggtggcgcacacctttaatcccagtactcgggaggtagaggcaggaggatctctgtgagtttgaggccagcctgggctacagagtgagatccaggacaggcaccaaagctacccagagaaaccctgtcttgaaaaagcagaatacaacaacaaaaaagagatcaTGGCATGGCTTAGGGCTCCTTCCCAATGCTTCTGTAACTAGAGCTTTGTCTGTGTTCACAGACATTGAGAATTCTCATTTGAAACCAGTCAGCCTTCTACTTCTGCTGTTGGCTGTGGCGGTGAGAACCATGTGATCAGCATTGGCCTTTCTAGACACTAAGATGGACACTACATAGCTTGAGGACTGCTATAGTCTGAATCTCAAACATTCATACATTGAACATTAATCATCAATTCAACAGTATTAAGGAACATGGCCCCTTGGAGAAGAAGTCAAAATGCTCAGCCATCATGCATGAATTAGTACTCTTACAACAAGGCTGAATGGGGCCCTACCAGGTCCTCATTGGCTTCCTTGATCTGTCCACCAATTGAGAACAGGATGTTCTCGTCTTGGGAAAAAGCTACCAAAGTGCCATCGTAATAAAAAGTATAGTGCTCACCCAGACACCAACCCTAATGACACCTTGTTCTTGGATTTTCCAATCTCTAGAACTGTGAGAGCAAAGTTCTTAAACTTGCTCAGGTTTAGGGATTTTATTTCAACAGCACAAGCAGCTAAGATACAGGCCAAGTATCAGCAAGCTGGCAACCACATTAGGATTCTTGCTAGTTGCCATATTACCTTAAGGGAATAACTGCTAACGGGTTGCTATGGTTTGGAGGTTAAATGTCCCCCCAAAGAACAGGCCATTAGTCTGTAGTCATTGGGAGGTTgtgaaacctttaggaggtggggtgtAGGAGGGTGTCATACCACTGGGATACCCTTAAAGGAGATACTGGGCTCCTGGCCCCTGCTGGTTTCTACTTTGCCTCCTAACTACTAGGAACCAAACAACTTCGCTCCTGTATGAGGGGTGTGGGAAACCCGAAAACTAACACGGTCTGTGTTGCGTGATGGGCACAGGGAGAGACTGGGCAAAGTGATTCATACCCTCACCTGGACCACAAAGAATAGCTGGAGAACAAAAGTGCTAACCAGACGAACTACAGCCAGCAGACATCACTTTTCTGCTGCCCAGTGTGATATACAACACTGCCGTGGAGTGGTGAGGTACACTGCCTCATTGGGGCCTTAAGTACAGAGGAATTACAGACACTCTGGGAAGCCGAGGGAAACTGTGAGGGGGTGCTTGTCATATACATACCAGAGAGCTCAGCTTCTCCTGCAGCTGCGGGTCCCCAGTGTCCAGGCAGTCTTCCACGGCTGTGCGCTTTCCCTCTATTAGTCCTGGTTCTCCTGACTATTCCCCTAGTGAGTATAACCTTAGTTAAGCTATTCCCCAAAAGCTAAGGAGCATTTAACATACCGTCTCTGGGGGAAGATACAACCTTCATCATATTGTATTACAGCACTGGGCATTTAACAAGAGCTTGGTGAATGAGTCAATGTGTGAAAACATATTCCTAGCAGGGTgaacagagaaaataataaaacttacttttgcattcaacaaatatttattaaaacaacaGTGAATAAGGCTTGTCCCTCTGCTCTCAGGACCTGGTGCAGAGAGGCAGACAATCACAATGGTACAGTGGAATCACAGTTGAATAAGTACTATCCATCGAGGTATAGACAAAGTACTTTGGAGGCACAATAGGagagatttggggggggggcaattatCTAATTTATGCCTGCACAGGGGATCCAGGGAAGGCTCCAGAGAAGACATCTATGAATGCTCTTGAAGGAATGAAGTCACCAGGTGTCTAAGAAAGGAACCTTGCAGGCGGGGGTTATATTGATCTAAGTAAGGCTAGGGAAGTCAGGGACTCAGGAATCAGGAATGGGGACGGGGTGGGCAGGAAGAGGGTTAAGGAGTTAGCAGGACTGTTAAACCACAAAGCCATAGTTCTACTGTAGAAGTTAAAGAGCTTGCTTCCCCATGAGGCAAAAGACTGAAAGCAGGGAGGGTAGGAGTTTCTTAGCATGGGTCCCTGCTACTTTCTCAGTCAGACCATGGGGCTGAAACACCAAAAGCCAGAACTTCACAGTTATGATCTAATTTCTCTAAGCCACAAAATTATTAAAAGCCCCGTTTCAGAAGCTAAGGATGTATAAGAGTAATGAGTTCTAAATGGGAAAAATCTTAATGTCACCACTTTTTCCAATATAGTTAATTCTGCATTGACATTAaactaaaaaaatacatatgttcACAAAccatttttatcttatcattacTCTCTCTTTCATTATATCTTTTATATCCATCTATATTCCAATATACttaagtacaaaataaaaatttcaacttTCAAGTACATTCTTATTTACATGTTCTTTCAGTTGTCAATTTGTGAATattctttttaaacttaaaatttgtTTGAATTTATGTAAGAttctcaacattttaaaatttcgcTTTTTGGAATCTTTAAAGCcaattttctgtttccttgaaTTGTTCTAAACTTTCTTCctttaaactattttatctgattttaacttaaaatttcatttcattctatattttgacttttttttttttactattacagGCATACTTTTGTAAATTTTGGTAAATTTTTAGAATCTATGCATTTTCACTTTAAACATTGGGtctttaaaagattttcttttactatttttaaattaaattgtttCAATAACTACCttataaattttcatattttgtctTAAATTGTAAGAATTTCTAAATACTCTATTTTCACATACTAACAAtttcaaatcattttaaattaaaaacatttaaaaaatatttcttctaaaataCTTAACTTAAAATTTTGACATTTAAAACGTTCTCTTAAAactttcaaaagtattttttaacgtttttcttttaaagctttaaagtttttctcttaaaatatttggTTTTTTTCAGACTATTTGTGCACTCATAACTGGAACTACAATCAATTAAAAACCCCTTTCCTAAAGATCTCCCCCACACTTAACACAatatctttgaagaaataaagagcaCATAGGAATTTGATTTTATTCGCACCTCCCTCCACCTTGAGACTTCACTTAATTTGCTTTATGTGACCCTTTTcaacctctcctcccttccccccaattCTTAAGGCTAAATGGTCACTGGTAATTCAATGTCTTCTTCCCATAGACCCACGGAACAGGGTTCCTTTTTGCCAAAGTGTCACTTATATAGGTGTTACGGTTACTGTCCACTCCAGGtagatttttgtgtttctttaagaGGTGCTGGTTGTTGTCCATCCAGGTAGGTGTGTGTATCATTGCAGGATCCTTACTCTGTTTTTCTGGAAAGCGTCTGGGTAAGATTATTCTCAATATCCTGCCTGTGATAGAACAGTAAGTACCCTTCACTACGGAGTAACTCCTCCATTGTAGCCTTCGTCACGACAGCGTCATCACAGCTGAACCACTGGTCCTTTTCTTGACGTATAAAGCTGGTGTAGTGACCACTTTCCAAAGTTCCGTGGTGGTTAATCACCGCAAACAGAGAATACTTATTCTCACTGGGCACACAGTCTGCTAAGGGCTGGCCTTTCATTATGCTTTCCTTAGTAGAAGCCAGAAAGGGTGTCATGTCCAGCTCCAAAGGAAACGAGATAAAAGTATTAATCTTGCGTCTCTGTTTGCCTAAATGTTCAAACCTTTTGAGATGAAAGCAGGCCACGATTGGTAATTTCTTCATTGTGAGCTGCTTGGTAGATTCCTGGTAGCTTTGGCATCGACTGCACTTGATTTTGGCACTGCTTCCCAGGTCCTCTGGCCTTGTAAACCACTGTAGGCAATCTGTAAGCGAGGGGACTCTTGGTTTGTGGCCAGCCCTACGCACTGCGCTACTAGCTCTCTCTGAGGTATAGTAAGAGCCAGGCAAATCCAGACTGATGTCCCAGCAGGGGTCTATAGTGGTGGAGACACCGTGACAGACTTTACAGGTCAAATCTGACTGCAGGCCCCCTGTGAAGATTTGGTCTATGATGCAGTTACAGTGGTTGGGGTTACTTTCCTGCTCTGTGCTGTCGTCTCCGCTGTGTCTATGCAGCATATCTAATATTGCAATAAGGAACTCATGAGCATCTTGCTGCCTGTACCCAGCTAGATGTTCCGCATGAATCCATATCAGGTGCAGTAATTTATAGGGAACATGAGGACTTTGGTTCCCAGAGTACATCGCTTGAAAAAGTGAACACATTTCACAGACCAAACACAAGCTGGGACTTGTCATAGTACATTTGTGTTtgtcagaaaggaaaaaatcttTCAGTAGCGGAATGTAGGTAAGTGCCTGGACAATACAATTCATAAAGCAAGTGTTTCCAAGATTGATTAACCCTCTGGGGCCTACAGTATAATACActgtctttttcctcctctttttcttgggTTTTACCAGTGTGGTCTCCTGTTCTTTTGCCTCATAGGTTGATTGATTTTCTTCAACCTCCAATGTCATATACTGCTGATAAGAAATGTCTATTGCAGTGGAAGGCAATAGTCCcagaattttctcttttgtttctttggcaATCTGTTCTATATCTTTGTCATATACATAATCCTTACACATAAAGCAATATATAACCCCATGATAGAGGTCAACTGCTAAATTGTGTTGTTTTATCTCTGCATGTCTATGAATATGTTTCTCAGTAAAGCATCCGAAATATACACAGGACAGACACAAGTGAAGTCTGTTCTTATGGGTATTACACACATAACAGATGCATGATTTGGCCTTACGTTTCCTAGTTTCCGGTGTCCCACTCCAAATGAAACGCTGATAGATCATCCGCAGGTTCTTCCGCCAGTTTTTGGCTACTTTAAAGCTTTCTACATGGGAACAGCCCATGGGCCCCTTATCAGACCCAACCTCCAGTAACCTGTTCTCTGCGACATCTGGATCCCCAGAGTAGACTTGGTCACTAGAGCAGCTTTTTCGTATTTGGGGTCTGGGTGCAGGCCTGGATCTACGCCTGGATTTGCGCCGGGCCACCGACCGCAGCGGGGGCGGGGGTGAAGGTGGCGGCGCTGGCGGGGGAGGCGGAGGTTTGgcgggaggcgggggtggggccTTGAGCCCACGCCCTCCCCTGGAGCGGGACCTGGGCTGGGGCCGAGGGCGGGGCTTGCGGCGCGGGCAAACCGAGCTGGAGCTGGTGTGACAAGCAGCCGGGCTGGAAGGGAGCACCTTCTCCTCGCTGCCACTGCCCCTCCTTGTTAAGTTCTCCGACGTGGGCTTGGGCTCCGGCCACTGCTCCGGCTTCATCTCCCGGGCTCCCTGTGTACCCCGCATCGTCTGCTCCATTTCTGCTGCTTTCTCAGCCGCCTGCTCCAAACAGGCTCCTCGACCGCCTCCCGAACTCCAACTGGCGAAGGAGCGGGAGGACCGGGACGCTTCTCGAACGTGGGCCATCGGCTCACTCCCAAGCCTGGGAAGAAACGCGTCTGGAAATGAGCTGTGACTGTGGGTGGAGGGAGACAGGAACTCGTGTGGACGGCCAGCCCGGCGTCATGGCCACGGCGCCGTTagcctcagcccctccccctgcaccggGGCTCCGCCCCTGCACCGGGGCTCGCGTGGCGTGCCGAGCCCGCGGCTACCTGCTCCAAAGGCCGCCAGAACTGCGGGTacgggggagggggaaggggggctgGCCTGAGCTTTAGGGTGAAAAGGATGGCAACTCTTTATAAAAGGCACAACCCCCTGTCTTTTTCGGCGCTCTGTGCAGCCCCGCTGTGGTGCACCTTTCCCTATGTTCTTTCCTTGCATCTTTAAAACCCTTGAGTCAACGATGTATGTTAAATATGGCTGAAAGGAGGTTATCTTTGGAAAAACTGACTCAGTAGAAGAAAGTGTCCCCAGGCTCCTTTCTTACCTATGCTTCAGCCTCTACTCCTAAGCGCACTTGCTGTATGCCACGCTCTAGCGCCCTCTCTTGCTCTTTCGTGCCTGTGCCCTCACACCCCATTTCTTGCTCCTGTCCTCTCATTTCCTAGGGTTTCCCCCAGAATTCAGACTCCCTTCACGCATGACCACCCCCATCCACAGTGCGCGACCCCCAAAGTGcctgctccctcccccaacctccgcAGCTTCCCGGCCCGACCCGCGGATTTGTAAAAAGGTCTGGGTTGTTACCTGGGGCCCCAAGGCGCTTGATCTAGAaagtcagctgctgctgctgtccaggCGCTCCTCTGCCAGTCTTCTCTCTGACCTCTCCTCAGGGCTGGTCACAAGGGGGCCGCCCCCTGGCCCCTCCCATCTCCACGTATGGGCCCCCAGCCCCGGATTCAGGCCTCCAGCAGTGATGAATGGCACCGCTGTCCCCCTAGGCAGAAAAAACCTTTCCTGAAAGGGATTCTACCAGAGGTAACAACAGCCACAGATTTTAGAGAAAGCTCTTGAACAGGCTCAGGCTTCACCTGGCTATGGCAATctctacaggggaaaaaaaaaaaaaaaagaaaaaaaagaaaaaaaaaagaaaaaagaaactagaaaaaacaacaaaaactaaccaagGTTAGGGATTTACCAAGATGGCATATTCTACAGTATTCCTTCCGGAACCTGTAAGATTCAGATCTGAAGAGTAGAGTGGAGAGGTTATTATCgagagagtgggggagaggaaaaaaaaaaaaaaaacaagcacatGATTCAGGCTGAAATAGACCTCAGCCCAGCAACTTGCTGCTTCTACAGGGAAAAACCATAAACACATTGAGCCTTAGTTCATTGGTCAAAGACAGAATAATCATAACGTGTTTACACTGAGTGGCAGCGTATACGTTCTCCCTGTCATCCTTACCGTTTGTAACCCTAGTATTCTGTGCTCAGGTTCAAAGCAGTAGATAGCACATTGCCTGGCGTCAGCACACTTAAAAACACTACTATGGGTGAATGTGTAAAGAACCCCCTGAACAGGGTGCTCTGCCTGTTCAGATCCAGAGAGCTTCGCTGCAGAGCTGATCCCAGAATTATTTTATCAAGTTCTCTCCATTGTATGTCCACATACAGTGGTGCAACAAGTATCTTAGATGTATGCTGATAAAGGAAATATTGGAACCAGGAAAATGTCTGTCTAGCTATTTGCTACATTGTCTCAGAATCTGAAAAATACCTTCCTTACTGAAACCTAACACTGTTCAGTCTGCCTACCTGGGACTGTTCTCCTACAGTGATCTCAATGCCCTCAGGCCAGCATCCCAGAGGGGAGATTGTAGCCTCTGCCTGCCCTAACAAGGACTATGGGAACAGCACTATCAACCGAGTCCACACCTTTGGGGACTCATACCACAGACTCAGGTTTTTCCAGGATTCTGACATCCCTCTATGATTTCCCCTCCTTTCTACCTAGCTGCAATGATTTATCCTCTAGTGAACCTTCTCATAACACGTAAGTCAGGAGATGGGAGACGGGGTTgggtgagtggggggggggacaacaTATCAAACCCCTTTCAACAttgcagccagggctgctggggAAATATTTACACAACCTCTTCCCAAGATTACGTGTCTATGCCAACCAAACATCCCCAGGTGTCTACTCAAAGAAAGACTTTCCGCTGAAAGTCTGTTGCTGGCTAGGTTGGGAGGGATGGAACACCAGCCATGTCCTTTTTGACTTTTCATCCCTCCTTATTGATGTGGGAGTTACCTAAGGCCTGAGAGGGTAGATCCCAAATGGATCCTAGAAGAGGCTAAAAATCCAgagttaagaaaaacaaacaaaacattgttCAGTAGGATGAAGAGGGATCCCAAAGAGACACAAGAAGCCCACTTCCAAAAATGAATTGTTCTCTGTATTCAAGTGATGTGAATGTCCCATACAAAAGCTGCACATTGTGAAAAGTGACAGTCACATTCTGTTATATATATggctcaaacaaataaaacttgatGGTGGTCAACAATTTAAATGCTCAAACTGAAATTCCAGGGGATCATAGTTGTGGAATAATAGAAATTACAAAATGTCTTCATCTGAAAAGTAGGCTGCCTTTGGGACGTATCCCAACATCCCCTTtcaccccagtgtgtgtgtgtgtgtgtgtgtgtgtgtgtgtgtgtgtgtgtgtgtgtgagagagagagagagagagagagagagagagagagagagagatgaaacaGCGAAGACTCAACATTCACTAT comes from the Peromyscus maniculatus bairdii isolate BWxNUB_F1_BW_parent chromosome X, HU_Pman_BW_mat_3.1, whole genome shotgun sequence genome and includes:
- the Usp51 gene encoding ubiquitin carboxyl-terminal hydrolase 51 yields the protein MAHVREASRSSRSFASWSSGGGRGACLEQAAEKAAEMEQTMRGTQGAREMKPEQWPEPKPTSENLTRRGSGSEEKVLPSSPAACHTSSSSVCPRRKPRPRPQPRSRSRGGRGLKAPPPPPAKPPPPPPAPPPSPPPPLRSVARRKSRRRSRPAPRPQIRKSCSSDQVYSGDPDVAENRLLEVGSDKGPMGCSHVESFKVAKNWRKNLRMIYQRFIWSGTPETRKRKAKSCICYVCNTHKNRLHLCLSCVYFGCFTEKHIHRHAEIKQHNLAVDLYHGVIYCFMCKDYVYDKDIEQIAKETKEKILGLLPSTAIDISYQQYMTLEVEENQSTYEAKEQETTLVKPKKKRRKKTVYYTVGPRGLINLGNTCFMNCIVQALTYIPLLKDFFLSDKHKCTMTSPSLCLVCEMCSLFQAMYSGNQSPHVPYKLLHLIWIHAEHLAGYRQQDAHEFLIAILDMLHRHSGDDSTEQESNPNHCNCIIDQIFTGGLQSDLTCKVCHGVSTTIDPCWDISLDLPGSYYTSERASSAVRRAGHKPRVPSLTDCLQWFTRPEDLGSSAKIKCSRCQSYQESTKQLTMKKLPIVACFHLKRFEHLGKQRRKINTFISFPLELDMTPFLASTKESIMKGQPLADCVPSENKYSLFAVINHHGTLESGHYTSFIRQEKDQWFSCDDAVVTKATMEELLRSEGYLLFYHRQDIENNLTQTLSRKTE